Proteins from a single region of Gemmatimonadetes bacterium SCN 70-22:
- a CDS encoding glyoxalase, giving the protein MPSLATAGFHHVTMVSSDARRTLAFYRDLLGVGLVKRTVNFDDPTSYHLYFGDATGSPGTILTFFEWGNVAHGHWGVGGVHHLALGVATPEAQLMWKRRLNDAGVAVSGPFDRGWFRSIYFRDPDGQVLEIATRGPGYAVDEPIEALGRIELAPPTSAEIRGARDEAAIAARTWPEPVPVITLDMALEGIHHVSAITSDLERLNDFYDSALGLKLVKKSFNQDDPGTKHWFWASYDGAEVKPHSALTFFGWPRGGRPARGGVGQMHHLAFRAASADEQLAWRDHLLSRGVSVSPVMDRSYFQSIYFRDPDGLLLEVATDGPGFTIDEEIATLGTELRLPAWLQSEREQIEAGLQPLQV; this is encoded by the coding sequence ATGCCCTCGCTCGCCACCGCCGGCTTCCACCACGTCACCATGGTCTCGTCCGATGCGCGCCGCACGCTCGCGTTCTACCGCGACCTGCTTGGCGTCGGGCTCGTGAAGCGCACCGTCAATTTCGACGACCCCACCTCGTACCACCTCTACTTCGGTGATGCCACGGGGAGCCCCGGAACGATCCTGACCTTCTTCGAGTGGGGGAACGTCGCGCACGGGCACTGGGGCGTGGGGGGCGTGCACCATCTGGCGCTCGGCGTCGCCACCCCGGAGGCCCAGCTCATGTGGAAGCGGCGCCTCAACGACGCCGGCGTGGCCGTCAGCGGCCCCTTCGACCGCGGGTGGTTCCGCTCCATCTACTTCCGCGACCCCGACGGGCAGGTGCTCGAGATCGCCACCCGTGGCCCGGGCTACGCCGTCGACGAACCCATCGAGGCGTTGGGCAGGATCGAGCTGGCCCCACCCACGAGCGCCGAGATCCGCGGCGCGCGCGACGAGGCCGCGATCGCCGCCCGCACGTGGCCCGAGCCCGTCCCGGTCATCACCCTCGACATGGCCCTGGAGGGGATCCACCACGTTTCCGCCATTACCAGCGACCTCGAGCGGCTCAACGACTTCTACGACAGCGCCCTCGGGCTCAAGCTGGTCAAGAAGTCGTTCAACCAGGACGACCCCGGCACGAAGCACTGGTTCTGGGCGTCCTACGACGGCGCGGAGGTCAAGCCACACTCGGCCCTCACGTTCTTCGGCTGGCCGCGCGGCGGACGGCCGGCGCGCGGCGGCGTGGGGCAGATGCACCACCTGGCCTTTCGCGCGGCGTCGGCCGACGAGCAGCTGGCGTGGCGCGATCACCTGCTGTCGCGGGGGGTGTCGGTCTCGCCCGTGATGGACCGGAGCTATTTCCAGTCGATCTACTTCCGGGATCCCGACGGGCTCCTGCTCGAAGTGGCCACCGACGGGCCGGGCTTCACCATCGACGAGGAGATCGCGACCCTGGGGACCGAGCTTCGCCTTCCGGCGTGGCTGCAGTCCGAGCGCGAACAGATCGAGGCTGGGCTCCAGCCGCTGCAGGTCTGA
- a CDS encoding phospholipase, whose protein sequence is MTTPIQGPHQGQPVLAGGALLSEARGALILTHGRGATAQSIFSLAPLLGAEHLAWYAPQAAGNTWYPYSFLSPIPQNEPGITSGIRALADLVADIEGGGIPAERIALVGFSQGACLTLEFVARHARRYGAVIAFSGGLIGPDDTPRRYLGSLDGTPIFIGCSDIDSHIPLARVHESAEVLAGLGGAVDTRIYPGMGHVVNDDEIAAARALVRAL, encoded by the coding sequence ATGACGACACCGATCCAGGGACCACACCAGGGGCAACCCGTCCTCGCCGGCGGGGCGCTGCTCTCCGAGGCGCGCGGCGCGCTGATCCTCACGCACGGGCGCGGCGCGACGGCGCAGAGCATCTTCTCGCTCGCACCGCTCCTTGGCGCCGAACATCTCGCGTGGTATGCGCCGCAGGCTGCGGGCAACACGTGGTATCCGTACTCGTTCCTTTCACCCATCCCGCAGAACGAGCCGGGGATCACCTCCGGGATCCGGGCGCTCGCCGACCTCGTGGCCGACATCGAGGGGGGCGGGATCCCCGCGGAGCGCATTGCCCTCGTCGGCTTCTCGCAGGGGGCCTGTCTCACGCTCGAATTCGTCGCGCGCCATGCGCGGCGCTACGGGGCGGTGATCGCCTTCAGCGGGGGCCTCATCGGTCCCGACGACACGCCGCGCCGCTACCTCGGCTCGCTCGACGGCACCCCAATCTTCATCGGGTGCTCCGACATCGACTCGCACATCCCCCTCGCGCGCGTCCACGAGAGCGCCGAGGTGCTGGCCGGGCTGGGGGGGGCCGTCGATACGCGCATCTATCCTGGGATGGGGCACGTGGTGAACGACGACGAGATTGCCGCGGCCCGGGCGCTGGTGCGGGCGCTGTAG
- a CDS encoding TIGR01777 family protein, whose protein sequence is MRIAITGATGFIGEALVRRLQGAGHTVLRIGRGRNGPAAPDVTWDAATVLDAAALEGVEGVVHLAGESIAQRWSATARRAIRDSRVQGTTLLARTLAGLARRPAVLVSMSAIGIYGDRGDELLDESSPSGSGFLPDIARAWESSADPARAAGIRVVHPRVGIVLSPKGGALAQLLPIFSLGIGGKIGRGRQWMSWISLTDTLRAIEFALATTTLEGAVNVTAPNPVTNADFTAVLGRLLRRPTFAPVPEFAIELLYGEMGRATVIEGQRVVPRKLLDAGFRFEHNELEVALRAEGVR, encoded by the coding sequence GTGAGAATTGCGATCACCGGGGCAACGGGATTCATAGGCGAGGCGTTGGTCCGCCGGCTGCAAGGGGCGGGGCACACCGTGCTGCGCATCGGGCGGGGGCGGAACGGCCCGGCGGCGCCGGACGTCACGTGGGACGCGGCGACCGTGCTCGACGCGGCCGCGCTGGAGGGGGTGGAAGGCGTCGTGCACCTGGCGGGAGAGTCGATTGCCCAGCGATGGAGCGCGACCGCCAGGCGCGCGATTCGTGACTCGCGGGTGCAGGGGACCACGCTCCTCGCGCGCACCCTGGCCGGGCTGGCGCGCAGGCCGGCGGTCCTGGTGAGCATGTCGGCCATCGGGATCTACGGAGATCGGGGCGACGAGCTCCTCGACGAGTCGTCGCCCTCGGGGAGCGGTTTCCTCCCCGACATCGCCCGCGCGTGGGAATCGTCGGCCGACCCGGCGCGCGCGGCGGGGATTCGCGTGGTCCATCCGCGGGTCGGGATCGTCCTCAGTCCCAAGGGGGGTGCGCTGGCCCAGCTCCTCCCGATCTTCTCGCTGGGGATCGGCGGCAAGATCGGGCGCGGGCGTCAGTGGATGAGCTGGATCTCGCTCACCGACACACTGCGCGCCATCGAGTTCGCCCTGGCGACGACGACCCTCGAGGGGGCGGTCAACGTCACGGCCCCGAACCCGGTGACCAACGCCGACTTCACCGCGGTGCTCGGCCGCCTCCTCCGCCGCCCGACCTTCGCCCCGGTCCCCGAGTTCGCGATCGAGCTGCTCTACGGCGAAATGGGGCGGGCCACGGTGATCGAGGGGCAACGCGTGGTCCCCCGCAAGCTGCTGGACGCCGGGTTCCGTTTCGAGCACAATGAGCTGGAAGTTGCCCTGCGCGCCGAGGGCGTGCGGTAA